The following proteins are co-located in the Syntrophorhabdaceae bacterium genome:
- a CDS encoding alpha/beta hydrolase — MVSENAEKVLRMAKEQTQLKAASMEELRRNLEAFYARFRSEQMCTMEPVRIGHIPAFWIFTAQAPMDRVVLFFHGGGFTVGSTKDHLELCERIAYTSRCRVLSVDYRLAPEHIFPAALDDCVKSYLWLINGGISPRLIVPVGLSAGGNLVLTMLFRLRENSLPLPKAAVLLSPAVDLALSRPSVESNTLSDWLGKDNLEMARRAYLRGHDPKDPMVSPIYGSLTGLSPLLIQVGTHEILFDDVKEFAKNAKEAGLDVTFEAWENMFHCWQAFSALLVEGRQAIDSIGVYMRKAFETR, encoded by the coding sequence ATGGTGAGCGAGAACGCCGAAAAAGTGTTGAGGATGGCGAAGGAGCAAACCCAACTCAAGGCGGCGTCCATGGAAGAGCTTCGGCGGAATCTCGAGGCGTTTTATGCGCGCTTTCGCTCAGAACAGATGTGCACGATGGAGCCCGTTCGGATTGGCCACATACCTGCCTTCTGGATTTTTACTGCTCAAGCGCCCATGGATCGAGTGGTGCTCTTCTTTCACGGAGGGGGTTTCACGGTAGGATCAACCAAAGATCATCTGGAGCTCTGCGAAAGGATCGCTTACACCTCAAGATGCCGCGTATTAAGCGTCGATTACCGCCTTGCCCCCGAACACATCTTTCCCGCAGCCCTTGATGATTGTGTTAAGTCCTACCTCTGGCTCATCAACGGAGGAATAAGCCCGCGGCTTATTGTACCCGTGGGTTTGTCGGCCGGAGGAAATCTCGTGTTAACCATGCTGTTCAGGCTGCGTGAAAATTCTCTTCCTCTTCCCAAAGCGGCGGTTTTACTCTCGCCTGCCGTTGACCTTGCCTTAAGCCGCCCATCCGTGGAATCAAATACCCTGAGCGACTGGCTTGGGAAAGACAACCTTGAGATGGCGAGACGGGCCTATCTGAGAGGCCACGATCCTAAAGACCCGATGGTTTCGCCAATCTACGGGAGCCTAACGGGTCTTTCTCCCCTCTTGATCCAGGTGGGCACCCATGAAATTCTCTTTGATGACGTGAAGGAGTTTGCGAAGAACGCAAAAGAGGCTGGGCTTGATGTTACCTTTGAGGCCTGGGAGAACATGTTCCATTGCTGGCAGGCCTTCTCAGCGCTTCTTGTCGAGGGCAGACAGGCGATCGACAGCATAGGGGTCTACATGAGAAAAGCCTTTGAGACCCGATGA
- a CDS encoding DEAD/DEAH box helicase gives MAQERFEDLTLSKELRRAIQAMEFEEMTPIQARSIPLVLEGKDIIGQAQTGTGKTLAFGIPLLESIHPKIRKTQAIILCPTRELAIQVAEELQRLLRYKDEVVILPVYGGQPIERQLKILKNGVHVIIGTPGRTIDHINRGTLKLENVKMVVLDEADEMLNMGFIDDVETILRRTPRERQTLLFSATMPKPILDLTKRYQKEPEYVKVVHKQLTVPLVEQYYLEVREGMKLDVLCRLIDMYGFKSSLVFCNMKRRVDDVVMHLEARGYPASGLHGDMTQPERMHAMDKFKKNSAEILVATDVAARGIDVEDIEAVFNYDIPQDEEYYVHRIGRTARAGKNGKAFTFVVGMEIYKLREIEAFAATKIARRPIPTLDDVEALRITALLDKIKAVIDKGGLEQMGQLIEPLLTEDYTSLDIAAALLKITMEQNGKEYQENYPQDSLEEFIATTEERFRNRRTFKKRTVRSFSGKRRR, from the coding sequence ATGGCACAAGAGAGATTTGAAGACCTTACATTATCAAAGGAACTCCGCAGGGCCATTCAGGCAATGGAATTTGAGGAGATGACCCCCATTCAGGCGCGATCGATCCCACTCGTACTCGAGGGGAAGGATATCATCGGCCAGGCGCAGACGGGCACGGGCAAGACCCTTGCCTTCGGCATCCCACTTCTCGAATCAATTCATCCGAAAATCAGGAAAACACAGGCTATCATCCTCTGTCCCACGAGGGAGCTCGCCATACAGGTGGCAGAAGAGTTGCAAAGACTTCTCAGGTACAAGGATGAGGTAGTCATTCTGCCTGTGTACGGAGGGCAGCCCATAGAACGGCAGCTCAAAATCTTAAAGAACGGCGTGCATGTGATCATCGGTACGCCCGGACGCACCATCGACCATATCAACCGGGGTACCCTTAAGCTCGAAAACGTAAAGATGGTTGTGCTTGATGAAGCAGACGAGATGCTCAACATGGGTTTTATCGACGATGTAGAGACTATCCTCCGAAGAACCCCAAGAGAGCGGCAAACACTGCTTTTTTCCGCCACTATGCCCAAGCCTATCCTCGATCTCACCAAACGGTATCAGAAAGAACCCGAATATGTAAAAGTTGTGCACAAGCAGTTAACCGTACCCCTTGTTGAACAGTACTATCTCGAGGTGCGAGAAGGTATGAAACTCGATGTTCTGTGTCGTCTTATCGATATGTACGGTTTCAAATCGTCACTCGTGTTCTGCAACATGAAGAGAAGGGTTGATGACGTGGTCATGCATCTCGAAGCCAGGGGATATCCCGCATCGGGTTTGCACGGAGACATGACACAACCGGAACGCATGCACGCCATGGACAAATTCAAGAAAAATTCCGCGGAGATTCTCGTAGCGACCGATGTGGCGGCGAGGGGTATTGACGTGGAGGATATTGAAGCGGTCTTTAATTACGACATCCCGCAGGATGAAGAGTATTATGTTCATCGGATCGGCAGGACCGCCCGGGCCGGCAAGAATGGCAAGGCCTTCACCTTTGTGGTAGGAATGGAGATTTACAAACTCCGTGAGATCGAGGCGTTCGCGGCCACCAAGATAGCACGCAGACCGATACCCACCCTTGACGACGTTGAGGCCTTGAGAATAACGGCACTTCTCGACAAAATAAAAGCCGTCATCGATAAGGGCGGCCTTGAACAGATGGGACAGCTTATTGAGCCCCTCTTAACCGAGGACTACACCTCGCTCGACATCGCCGCCGCCCTGCTCAAAATAACCATGGAGCAAAATGGCAAAGAATATCAGGAAAATTATCCCCAGGATTCTCTGGAGGAATTCATAGCAACAACAGAGGAACGTTTTCGTAATCGTCGCACATTCAAGAAGAGGACTGTCAGAAGCTTTTCGGGCAAGAGACGGCGCTAA
- the lpxC gene encoding UDP-3-O-acyl-N-acetylglucosamine deacetylase — protein sequence MHKVLIIDDEKDILDTLSSILQDEGFSVLKAVDGEEGLAFFEREKPDIVLLDVWMPELDGIQVLKKIKEQDKDAIVIVISGHGTISTAVEAVKMGAFDFLEKPLSIDKVLEVVLRGLGTEYKSKGKTEDFKLKSSKGLRQLKQRTIGKSIVVYGVGLFSGVKTGMILLPVPENTGIVFEHIPDGERVPAYIDYAFSVGNNSSVKGKNCAVRTIEHLLSACHMCGITNLLVKVSEEIPNFDGSAIEICNKIEESGVVEQDEGIEPLRITERIELTNLAQGKLLSIEPSETFEVEYELEQAAPIGRQTYRFSGNRQSYVNDIAPARTFSFIKDFEQLAKKGLGSGGRVDNAILNVILLNDNGVINTKLRFQDEFVRHKILDLIGDIYLLNRPVLGKIRAKQTGHLENIALVKELKRRFL from the coding sequence ATGCACAAGGTATTGATCATCGATGATGAAAAAGACATCCTTGATACGCTCTCGTCCATTCTTCAGGATGAGGGGTTCTCGGTTCTCAAGGCGGTAGATGGGGAGGAAGGGCTCGCCTTCTTTGAGCGCGAAAAGCCGGACATCGTCCTTCTCGACGTATGGATGCCCGAGCTCGATGGCATTCAGGTTTTGAAAAAGATAAAAGAACAGGACAAGGATGCTATCGTCATCGTCATATCGGGACATGGAACCATATCCACGGCAGTAGAGGCCGTGAAGATGGGGGCCTTTGATTTTCTTGAGAAACCGCTCTCTATAGACAAAGTGTTGGAGGTGGTCTTAAGGGGCCTCGGCACGGAGTATAAATCCAAAGGCAAAACGGAAGATTTCAAACTGAAAAGTTCGAAAGGATTGAGACAACTCAAACAGAGAACAATCGGAAAAAGCATTGTCGTCTACGGTGTGGGACTCTTCTCCGGAGTCAAGACGGGCATGATTCTGCTTCCCGTGCCGGAGAACACCGGCATTGTCTTCGAGCACATCCCCGACGGGGAGCGCGTGCCGGCCTACATCGATTACGCCTTTTCCGTAGGCAACAACTCTTCGGTAAAAGGCAAGAACTGCGCAGTCCGGACCATCGAACATCTGCTTTCAGCGTGTCATATGTGCGGCATCACCAACCTTCTCGTAAAGGTAAGTGAGGAGATACCGAACTTCGACGGCTCGGCCATCGAAATCTGCAACAAGATCGAAGAGTCCGGTGTGGTGGAGCAGGATGAAGGCATAGAGCCTTTGAGGATCACGGAACGAATAGAGCTGACAAATCTTGCCCAGGGCAAGCTTCTTTCCATCGAGCCCTCGGAGACTTTCGAGGTAGAATACGAACTGGAACAGGCCGCACCCATCGGCAGGCAGACGTATCGCTTCTCGGGTAACAGGCAATCCTACGTGAACGACATTGCGCCTGCACGAACATTCAGCTTTATCAAGGATTTTGAGCAGCTCGCTAAGAAAGGCCTGGGTTCGGGAGGCAGGGTTGACAACGCTATCCTCAATGTGATTCTCTTAAACGACAACGGCGTCATCAACACAAAACTCAGGTTTCAGGATGAGTTCGTGCGCCACAAGATCCTCGATCTCATCGGTGACATCTATCTCCTCAACAGGCCAGTACTCGGCAAAATCAGGGCAAAACAGACGGGCCATCTCGAAAACATAGCCCTGGTCAAAGAACTGAAGAGGCGCTTTCTCTGA
- a CDS encoding DUF933 domain-containing protein: MYISIIGHALSGKTTLFQALSGAQCEAGFSDKTAVTAIDVADERLDMLSTVFKPKKTVYARVEVTDSVAISQGDAPDKAINPKTLQQMRSSDAFILTVGCFDEKTPEQAAADVHAMKGEFILSDMAQIETRLERMRKQGKKGDTGQAQEESLLARCLTHLNEEMPLFSLALNPQELRTLRGYQFLSLKPLMIFVNASEHAVDQAKKIAEHLALRFPESPVIWASAKLESELAAMDNAERTVFMEEYAIAESIRGRIIRLAYETLGLISFLTVGEDECRAWPVRQGSNAQDAAGAIHGDLAAKFIRAETMSYDDFIRHGSMAECKKAGVWRLEGKTYVVKDGDILTIRAGT, from the coding sequence ATGTATATTTCTATCATCGGTCATGCCCTGTCCGGTAAAACAACGCTTTTTCAGGCCCTAAGCGGAGCGCAGTGCGAGGCCGGGTTTTCCGATAAGACGGCCGTCACGGCCATCGATGTAGCTGACGAGCGCCTCGATATGCTGAGCACTGTCTTTAAACCGAAAAAAACCGTCTATGCCAGGGTAGAAGTCACCGATTCGGTAGCCATCAGCCAGGGTGACGCACCGGATAAGGCGATAAACCCCAAAACGCTCCAACAGATGCGCTCAAGCGATGCCTTCATTCTCACCGTGGGCTGCTTCGACGAGAAAACCCCTGAGCAAGCGGCAGCTGATGTTCATGCAATGAAAGGGGAATTTATTCTTTCTGATATGGCGCAGATTGAGACCCGCCTCGAAAGGATGCGCAAGCAGGGGAAGAAGGGTGATACGGGCCAGGCGCAGGAAGAATCTCTCCTCGCGCGCTGTCTTACCCACCTCAACGAAGAGATGCCCCTGTTTAGCCTCGCGCTCAACCCGCAGGAATTACGGACACTTCGGGGTTATCAGTTTCTTTCCCTCAAGCCCCTCATGATCTTTGTGAACGCATCGGAGCATGCGGTGGACCAGGCCAAAAAGATCGCGGAACATCTCGCCTTACGCTTTCCCGAATCTCCCGTGATATGGGCCTCGGCCAAGCTTGAAAGCGAACTCGCTGCAATGGATAACGCCGAACGGACGGTCTTTATGGAGGAGTATGCCATTGCCGAATCGATACGCGGCCGCATCATACGGCTTGCCTATGAGACCCTGGGGCTCATCTCATTCCTCACCGTAGGAGAAGACGAGTGTCGCGCCTGGCCCGTGAGGCAAGGAAGTAACGCCCAGGATGCCGCCGGGGCCATACACGGCGATCTCGCTGCAAAATTTATTCGCGCTGAAACCATGTCCTACGATGATTTTATCAGGCATGGCTCAATGGCGGAATGCAAGAAGGCCGGCGTATGGAGGCTTGAAGGCAAGACCTATGTGGTCAAAGACGGTGATATCCTCACCATCAGGGCGGGCACTTAA
- a CDS encoding NAD(P)H-dependent oxidoreductase subunit E, whose protein sequence is MPDAIETILKKHGRTSDELIPILQDVQKAIGYVGPESISKISRHLKISENQIFGVSSFYAQFRFTEPGRHSVKVCLGTACHVKGGATLLEMVERDLGITCGETTEDKRYDLERVACLGCCALSPVVQIDRDIYSRMSVNKLTELLKKYE, encoded by the coding sequence ATGCCTGATGCGATTGAAACGATTCTCAAGAAACATGGACGGACTTCCGATGAATTGATCCCTATCCTGCAGGACGTCCAAAAAGCAATCGGCTACGTTGGTCCGGAATCAATATCAAAGATATCCCGCCATTTGAAGATCTCGGAAAACCAGATATTCGGCGTCTCGTCTTTCTACGCCCAATTCCGATTTACCGAGCCGGGACGTCACTCGGTCAAAGTGTGTCTCGGCACAGCCTGTCATGTAAAGGGGGGCGCCACCCTGCTCGAAATGGTTGAGCGCGACCTCGGCATCACCTGCGGGGAGACCACCGAAGATAAACGCTATGACCTGGAACGGGTTGCCTGTCTCGGATGTTGCGCCCTCTCTCCCGTCGTACAGATTGATCGCGATATATACAGCAGGATGTCGGTAAATAAACTAACGGAGCTCTTAAAAAAATATGAATAA
- a CDS encoding NADH-quinone oxidoreductase subunit NuoF: MNKLESRIESAKKKWESVENNKEPIIFVGAASCGRAAGALELLTEIDNFIKEENVKARVVEVGCIGPCYLEPLVDIKMPGQPRVSYNNVNARTLSMILKSHLIDGTPHAKLALGHFGAKDFDGIPQFYELPMLKPQVRIALRNCGLIDPEDIDQYLAVDGYRGLVKALAMSPDEVIGVVRQAGLRGRGGAGFPTYKKWMVCRNAPGDQKYLICNADEGDPGAFMNRSLIESDPHAVLEGMLIAGYAIGASKGIIYIRAEYPLAIERLKRAIQQMKECGLIGKNILGSGFNFDIKIKEGAGAFVCGEETALIGSIEGKRGMPKSRPPFPAISGLFGMPTIINNVETMGTLPNIVRNGAEWYTKFGKEGNRGTKTFSLVGKTRRPGLIEVQLGTTLREIIFDIGGGVQKNFKAIQTGGPSGGCLSEEFLDLPVDYESLAAAGSIMGSGGLIVMDDDTCIVDVAKYFLDFTQKESCGKCVPCRVGTRHMVEILDRITHGEGNPEDLLALRTLGDTIKKGALCGLGQTAPNPVLTTLRYFRNEYLEHVKDHRCKATVCKDLIEYRVIKEKCTGCQSCVRVCPTGAITGPRSEPHNLDATKCIKCRSCYEICRYDAIAGDAIVIRTAEKRS, from the coding sequence ATGAATAAATTAGAGAGCAGAATCGAATCGGCGAAGAAGAAGTGGGAATCGGTTGAGAATAATAAAGAACCCATTATCTTCGTGGGCGCAGCGTCCTGTGGCAGGGCGGCAGGGGCACTGGAGCTCCTCACGGAGATCGACAACTTCATAAAAGAGGAGAACGTGAAGGCGAGGGTGGTCGAGGTCGGGTGCATCGGACCCTGTTACCTCGAACCGCTTGTGGACATTAAGATGCCGGGGCAACCGAGAGTGAGTTACAACAACGTAAACGCCAGAACACTTTCCATGATTCTGAAATCACACTTGATCGACGGTACGCCCCATGCAAAGCTTGCCCTCGGCCATTTCGGCGCCAAGGATTTTGACGGCATCCCGCAGTTTTATGAGCTCCCCATGTTGAAACCTCAGGTGAGGATTGCGCTACGCAACTGTGGTCTCATCGACCCGGAAGATATAGACCAGTACCTCGCCGTAGACGGATACCGGGGCCTCGTCAAGGCCCTCGCCATGTCGCCGGATGAGGTCATAGGGGTTGTGCGGCAGGCAGGACTCAGGGGGCGCGGGGGCGCGGGCTTCCCCACGTACAAGAAATGGATGGTCTGTAGAAACGCCCCGGGCGATCAGAAATACCTTATTTGCAACGCCGATGAAGGGGACCCCGGCGCCTTCATGAACAGATCACTTATAGAATCCGATCCCCATGCGGTGCTCGAAGGCATGCTCATCGCGGGATATGCCATAGGCGCAAGCAAAGGCATTATCTACATAAGGGCCGAATATCCGCTCGCCATAGAGCGCCTGAAGAGGGCGATTCAACAGATGAAGGAGTGCGGACTCATCGGTAAGAATATACTCGGCTCAGGTTTCAATTTTGATATCAAAATCAAGGAGGGGGCAGGCGCATTTGTCTGTGGTGAGGAGACCGCCCTTATCGGTTCCATAGAAGGCAAGAGGGGCATGCCCAAATCCCGGCCACCCTTTCCAGCCATATCGGGACTTTTTGGAATGCCCACGATTATCAACAACGTAGAAACAATGGGAACCCTTCCCAATATCGTGCGCAATGGAGCGGAATGGTATACCAAATTCGGAAAAGAAGGCAATCGGGGCACAAAGACCTTTTCTCTCGTAGGTAAGACGAGGCGTCCCGGCTTGATCGAGGTCCAACTCGGTACAACCTTGAGAGAAATCATCTTCGACATCGGGGGGGGCGTGCAAAAAAACTTTAAGGCGATCCAGACGGGCGGACCCTCCGGAGGCTGTCTGTCCGAAGAGTTTCTCGATCTTCCCGTGGATTATGAATCGCTCGCTGCGGCAGGCTCTATCATGGGCTCGGGGGGTCTCATCGTCATGGACGATGATACCTGTATCGTGGATGTGGCAAAATATTTCCTGGATTTTACCCAAAAAGAGTCGTGCGGAAAGTGCGTGCCCTGCCGGGTCGGCACGAGGCACATGGTAGAAATCCTTGACAGGATTACCCACGGCGAGGGAAATCCTGAGGACCTGCTGGCACTTCGGACTTTAGGCGATACGATCAAGAAGGGTGCCCTCTGTGGTCTTGGCCAAACCGCACCCAACCCGGTTCTTACCACACTGAGATACTTCAGGAACGAATATCTCGAGCACGTCAAGGACCATCGCTGCAAGGCAACTGTCTGTAAGGACCTCATCGAGTATCGCGTCATAAAGGAGAAGTGCACGGGATGTCAGTCCTGCGTGAGGGTTTGTCCTACCGGGGCCATAACCGGACCAAGGTCTGAACCTCACAACCTTGATGCGACAAAGTGTATAAAGTGTCGCTCCTGTTACGAAATTTGTCGCTACGACGCCATTGCGGGCGATGCTATCGTGATCCGGACCGCGGAGAAGAGATCATGA
- a CDS encoding molybdopterin-dependent oxidoreductase — protein MTKEKRLSITIDNRKVEVKPHLTILQAAKEHGIYIPSLCTLEHLPSYGACRLCVVEVDGLRGFPTSCTTPVEDGMVIRTDTGEIRTLRQEVLKLLLSEHPASCLFCTEQGECKQYQGTIRKVGVTTGCRYCPNDERCELQLITERIGLADTSYPVYYRNFPVEKFDPFYDRDYNLCILCGRCVRVCSEVRLNGTLSFKQRGKATTIGPAFDRSHLDAGCEFCGACVTVCPTGALSTKTSKWYGKPDAEVKTTCLYCPVGCELMLQIKHNETIDVLPNYDSPLDRGLLCVKGRFAVPEYVCSSERLSHPQRMTPVGYEDISWDEALDLAAQKLSETRPEDMLFVVSPQLTNEDLFMACHLARGAIGTDEILSPVISDLGEDLVPFLNLTLAASPFDVIDSADTIVAVGFDATYGFTPLGIRIKEAAKGGVALITLNGYGSNLDMLSEEALCFDATKWPSVLDKFMGKTPGNGKGRRSSHKVIVMGEEAIFSRKRGELFEKIMKMKEYFGWNVIVAHPYTNLLGLLSMGAFPGINRGELLRNGSRGTTLTLKKGLLASVNMSKPRKAGYVIGEAQLENMPHCEFLIYQNALPPASSRKPDLILPSSLFSETPGTVVSMEGRVLQVRKATEPYAESRPDWWIMSKISEKISKDALKFRSLSAIQAEIKKQMAGFFDGKSRLEFRKIGARQTDLGASGTRRAGPGTSRKPWQQMYRGIDLQDIVPGMRVIEQRRCHE, from the coding sequence ATGACAAAAGAAAAGAGACTATCCATTACCATCGATAACAGAAAAGTTGAAGTGAAACCACATCTCACCATATTGCAGGCCGCCAAGGAGCATGGCATCTACATACCGTCGCTCTGTACTCTCGAGCACCTTCCCTCGTATGGTGCGTGCAGGCTTTGTGTCGTTGAGGTGGATGGCTTGAGGGGCTTTCCTACGTCCTGTACTACGCCGGTGGAAGACGGAATGGTCATCAGGACAGATACCGGGGAGATCAGGACACTTCGCCAGGAGGTGCTCAAACTACTCTTGAGCGAACATCCGGCCAGTTGTCTGTTCTGCACCGAGCAGGGCGAGTGCAAACAATACCAGGGCACCATAAGGAAGGTAGGGGTAACCACAGGCTGCCGGTACTGTCCAAACGACGAGCGCTGTGAACTTCAGCTCATTACCGAAAGGATCGGTCTTGCGGACACATCATACCCTGTTTACTATCGCAACTTTCCGGTAGAGAAATTCGATCCGTTCTACGATAGAGATTACAATCTCTGCATTCTCTGCGGGCGCTGTGTTCGTGTATGTAGCGAGGTGCGTCTCAACGGAACGCTCAGCTTCAAACAGCGAGGCAAGGCGACGACCATCGGCCCGGCCTTCGACCGCTCCCATCTGGATGCCGGCTGTGAATTCTGCGGGGCCTGCGTGACCGTTTGCCCCACAGGAGCGCTCAGTACAAAGACGAGTAAATGGTACGGTAAGCCTGACGCAGAGGTCAAAACAACCTGTCTTTACTGTCCCGTGGGCTGTGAGCTTATGCTTCAGATCAAGCATAACGAGACCATAGACGTACTCCCCAATTACGATTCGCCATTGGACAGGGGTCTTCTCTGTGTGAAAGGGCGTTTCGCTGTGCCCGAATACGTGTGCAGCTCCGAACGCCTCTCACACCCCCAACGTATGACGCCGGTGGGTTATGAAGACATCTCCTGGGATGAGGCTTTAGACCTGGCGGCGCAGAAGTTGTCCGAAACAAGACCCGAGGACATGCTTTTCGTTGTTTCACCTCAGCTCACCAATGAGGATCTCTTCATGGCCTGCCATCTGGCCAGAGGCGCGATCGGTACAGATGAGATTCTCTCCCCTGTGATTTCTGATTTGGGGGAGGACCTTGTCCCATTTCTCAACCTTACGTTGGCGGCAAGTCCCTTCGACGTTATCGATTCAGCCGACACAATCGTCGCGGTCGGATTCGATGCAACATACGGTTTTACGCCGCTTGGCATCAGAATTAAAGAGGCCGCGAAAGGGGGGGTAGCGCTTATAACTCTCAATGGCTATGGATCCAACCTCGATATGCTGTCCGAGGAGGCCCTGTGCTTCGACGCTACGAAATGGCCGTCAGTCCTGGATAAGTTCATGGGCAAGACGCCTGGCAACGGAAAAGGCCGCAGGTCGTCCCACAAGGTGATTGTCATGGGAGAAGAGGCGATCTTTTCACGAAAGCGTGGCGAGCTTTTTGAGAAGATCATGAAGATGAAGGAATACTTCGGCTGGAATGTGATCGTCGCGCATCCTTATACGAACCTTCTCGGGCTTCTGTCCATGGGGGCTTTCCCCGGTATTAACAGAGGAGAGCTGCTCCGTAATGGTTCCAGGGGGACGACCCTCACGCTTAAGAAGGGTCTTTTGGCGTCTGTGAATATGAGCAAGCCGCGAAAGGCTGGCTATGTCATCGGAGAAGCACAATTGGAAAATATGCCTCACTGCGAATTCCTCATCTACCAGAATGCGTTGCCGCCCGCATCTTCACGCAAGCCGGATTTAATCCTTCCTTCAAGCCTGTTCAGCGAAACGCCCGGCACGGTCGTGAGCATGGAGGGAAGGGTGTTGCAGGTGCGCAAGGCCACGGAACCGTATGCAGAATCCAGGCCTGACTGGTGGATTATGAGTAAGATTTCAGAAAAGATCAGTAAGGATGCCTTAAAATTCCGATCGCTCTCTGCAATACAGGCGGAAATAAAGAAACAGATGGCGGGTTTCTTCGATGGAAAAAGCAGACTGGAATTTCGGAAAATCGGCGCAAGACAGACCGATCTGGGCGCGAGCGGTACACGTCGGGCGGGACCGGGGACTTCGCGCAAACCGTGGCAACAGATGTACCGGGGGATCGATCTTCAGGATATTGTCCCGGGCATGCGGGTCATAGAGCAAAGGAGATGCCATGAATAG
- a CDS encoding sulfide/dihydroorotate dehydrogenase-like FAD/NAD-binding protein has protein sequence MNRVIERTMIVPNMHLLVIEAPEISSKVRPGQFVIIRANDEGERIPLSVADWNKEQGTVTTVFMEVGASTGALASLEKDDAVATCVGPLGNSTEIGRFGTVLLIAGCYGIGSIYPVAKELKAAGNQVITVLEARSSYLIYWAKRFASLSEKIFSVTRDGSLGMKGHITRLTEIIHSLPQPPDRVIVNGCTYLMAHTSEVTRELGIPTLVNLNPIMIDGTGMCGVCRVTVGGQMKFACVDGPEFDGHKVDWKEFLSRRKAYMSEETLFFRHSEPHTKAHKEGKCQA, from the coding sequence ATGAATAGAGTCATTGAAAGGACCATGATAGTTCCTAACATGCACCTCCTTGTGATTGAGGCCCCGGAGATTTCGTCAAAGGTAAGGCCGGGCCAGTTTGTCATTATCCGTGCAAACGATGAAGGCGAAAGGATACCCCTGTCTGTCGCGGACTGGAACAAAGAGCAGGGAACCGTTACCACCGTTTTCATGGAGGTAGGGGCTTCCACCGGGGCGCTTGCGTCGCTTGAAAAGGATGATGCGGTCGCCACGTGCGTCGGCCCGCTCGGAAATTCGACTGAGATCGGCCGGTTCGGTACGGTTCTCTTGATCGCTGGATGCTACGGCATCGGCAGCATCTATCCGGTGGCGAAGGAATTGAAAGCCGCCGGAAACCAGGTGATTACCGTACTCGAGGCCAGGAGTTCTTACCTCATTTACTGGGCAAAGAGGTTTGCCAGTCTCTCTGAGAAGATCTTTAGCGTAACGAGAGACGGGAGTCTCGGCATGAAGGGACATATTACGAGGCTCACGGAGATCATCCACTCCCTGCCCCAGCCTCCCGACCGAGTCATTGTGAACGGTTGCACCTATCTCATGGCCCACACATCAGAGGTCACGAGGGAACTCGGCATTCCCACGCTCGTGAACTTAAACCCCATCATGATCGACGGGACGGGTATGTGCGGTGTGTGCCGGGTTACAGTAGGCGGTCAAATGAAATTCGCCTGTGTTGACGGCCCGGAATTTGATGGCCACAAGGTGGATTGGAAGGAATTTCTCTCGAGACGTAAGGCGTACATGAGCGAAGAGACACTCTTTTTCAGACATAGCGAGCCCCACACTAAGGCCCATAAAGAAGGGAAGTGCCAGGCATGA